A window of the Lysinibacillus irui genome harbors these coding sequences:
- the queG gene encoding tRNA epoxyqueuosine(34) reductase QueG — protein MNLDDLQRDFVAYAMSIGVDKIGFTTAAPFTELKNRLRRQQELGYQSGFEESDIEKRTEPLQLLNEAESIVAIAVAYPSRMENAPTGKRGARRGIFCRASWGVDYHTALRERLKLLSIWLEERVEGVRIESMVDTGALVDRAVAERAGIGWSGKNCSIITPEFGSYVYLGELITNIPFAPDKPMEDECGDCRLCLDVCPTGALIEGGQLNAQRCIAFLTQTKGTLPDEFRSHIGNRLYGCDTCQTVCPKNKGKINSIHEEFKPDPELAKPLLTPLLTISNREFKTKFGHVSGSWRGKKPIQRNAILALAHFKEEAAIPDLIGLLKNDDRPVIRGTAAWALGKIGGEQAKVALEEADLIEQDEDVLAEINKGLQFFQ, from the coding sequence ATGAACTTAGATGACCTACAACGTGACTTTGTGGCATATGCCATGTCCATTGGCGTTGATAAAATAGGTTTTACCACAGCAGCTCCCTTTACAGAACTTAAAAACAGACTGCGTCGTCAGCAGGAGCTAGGCTATCAGTCTGGCTTTGAAGAAAGTGATATTGAAAAACGTACCGAACCCCTTCAATTATTGAATGAAGCAGAGAGCATTGTCGCAATAGCAGTTGCCTATCCATCACGTATGGAAAATGCACCTACTGGTAAAAGAGGTGCAAGGCGGGGAATTTTCTGCCGTGCTTCATGGGGTGTCGATTATCATACAGCATTACGTGAACGTTTAAAGCTATTATCTATTTGGCTTGAGGAACGTGTGGAGGGTGTACGTATTGAATCAATGGTTGATACGGGTGCTCTTGTAGATCGTGCAGTAGCAGAACGTGCAGGCATTGGCTGGAGCGGTAAAAACTGCTCGATTATAACGCCAGAGTTTGGCTCTTATGTATATTTGGGTGAGCTCATCACAAACATTCCATTTGCACCAGATAAGCCAATGGAGGATGAATGTGGAGATTGCCGTTTGTGCTTGGATGTATGTCCAACGGGCGCATTAATCGAAGGAGGACAATTAAATGCCCAGCGCTGCATCGCCTTTCTAACCCAGACAAAGGGAACATTGCCAGATGAGTTTCGTAGTCATATCGGTAATCGTTTATATGGCTGTGATACATGCCAAACAGTTTGCCCAAAAAATAAAGGGAAAATCAATTCGATACATGAAGAATTCAAACCAGATCCAGAACTTGCTAAGCCACTACTGACACCGCTCTTAACCATTTCAAATCGAGAGTTTAAGACAAAGTTTGGCCACGTATCAGGTTCCTGGCGGGGCAAAAAGCCCATTCAACGCAATGCCATTTTGGCACTTGCTCATTTTAAAGAAGAAGCCGCCATACCGGATTTAATCGGCCTGCTAAAAAACGATGATCGTCCAGTCATCCGGGGCACCGCAGCATGGGCTTTAGGAAAGATAGGTGGAGAACAGGCCAAAGTCGCCTTAGAAGAAGCGGATCTTATAGAGCAGGACGAAGATGTGCTTGCTGAAATTAACAAAGGATTGCAGTTTTTTCAGTAA
- a CDS encoding B3/B4 domain-containing protein, which translates to MEISINQSLLAQHPELKIGIIHYTKIVVAESPQMIKGRMQLYQENLYLELQDHPVTQLEGIAEWRKLWKKLGADPNRYRHSAESLMRRISKQNYLTPLHSGVDLNNFFSLQYEMPIGLYDVSKIKEFVEITLGHEEVGYEGLNGRFNTLKNILYSRDEVGGFGSPFVDSTRTAVTEETTEALQLFYLRPSLTNEAANDLLMSAGKMFNQIHGGDYQIALLSNDAPSTTL; encoded by the coding sequence TTGGAAATTTCCATTAACCAATCTCTATTAGCACAACATCCCGAGCTAAAAATCGGCATTATTCATTATACCAAAATTGTCGTTGCAGAATCCCCTCAAATGATTAAAGGTAGAATGCAATTGTATCAGGAAAACCTTTATTTAGAATTGCAGGATCATCCTGTTACTCAGCTAGAGGGTATTGCTGAATGGCGAAAGCTATGGAAAAAACTCGGTGCTGATCCAAACCGTTATCGTCACTCAGCAGAAAGCTTAATGCGCCGAATTAGTAAACAAAATTATTTAACACCTCTTCATTCAGGTGTTGATTTGAATAATTTTTTCTCTCTCCAATACGAAATGCCAATTGGTCTATATGATGTCTCGAAAATCAAAGAGTTTGTAGAAATTACTTTAGGTCATGAAGAAGTTGGCTACGAAGGTTTAAATGGTCGTTTTAATACATTAAAAAATATTCTCTACAGTCGTGATGAGGTAGGTGGATTTGGTTCACCTTTCGTAGATTCTACACGTACAGCTGTTACAGAAGAAACAACTGAGGCGTTACAGCTATTTTATCTTCGACCATCCTTAACAAATGAAGCTGCAAACGACCTTCTTATGTCAGCAGGAAAAATGTTTAATCAAATTCATGGCGGTGACTATCAAATCGCTCTCTTGTCTAACGATGCACCATCTACAACACTATAA
- a CDS encoding catalase, whose amino-acid sequence MTKQNDSTHEQDTTLTNRQGHPITNNQNLRTIGNRGPATLENYDFLEKLSHFDRERVPERVVHARGAGAHGYFETYGVVGDDPISKYTRAKVFQEKGKKTPVFVRFSTVIHGGHSPETLRDPRGFAVKFYTEDGNWDLVGNNLKIFFIRDAIKFPDMIHAFKPDPITNIQNVERFFDFCASSPETFHMVTFVYSPWGIPANYRMMQGSGVNTYKWVNNEGKAVLVKYHWEPLQGIKNLTQKEAEEIQKKNFNHATQDLYDAIERGEYPEWELHVQIMEDGPHPELDFDPLDDTKLWPNDQFPWYPVGKMVLNKNPEDYFAEVEQATFGTGVLVDGLDFSDDKMLQGRTFSYSDTQRHRVGANYLQLPINAPKKRVATNQHGGQMMYKRDLAPGQNPHINYEPSMLNGLKEATQTGKEYTPYVEGNLVRESIDRQSNTKQAGETYRNFEQWERDELLENLIRDLAVCHEDIQNAMIALAEEADEEYGRLLKEGLQKAREHSSTSKPLGNIDGNQAPQDAINKGHDAEPY is encoded by the coding sequence ATGACAAAGCAAAATGATTCAACCCATGAGCAAGATACAACATTGACAAATCGACAGGGTCATCCGATTACAAACAACCAAAACCTAAGAACAATCGGTAATCGTGGTCCAGCAACTCTTGAAAATTATGATTTTCTAGAGAAACTGAGTCACTTTGACCGAGAAAGAGTTCCAGAGCGAGTTGTCCATGCTCGTGGTGCAGGGGCACATGGCTATTTTGAAACGTATGGTGTTGTTGGTGACGATCCGATTTCTAAATATACACGTGCCAAAGTCTTTCAGGAAAAAGGGAAGAAAACGCCTGTCTTTGTACGTTTCTCAACCGTTATACATGGTGGACACTCCCCCGAAACATTACGTGACCCTCGAGGCTTTGCGGTTAAGTTTTATACAGAGGATGGAAACTGGGATTTGGTAGGCAATAATTTAAAGATTTTCTTCATTCGCGATGCCATTAAATTTCCAGACATGATTCATGCTTTTAAGCCTGATCCTATTACGAATATACAGAATGTTGAACGTTTCTTTGATTTTTGTGCGAGCTCGCCAGAAACATTCCATATGGTCACTTTTGTGTACTCCCCTTGGGGCATTCCAGCTAACTATCGGATGATGCAAGGCTCTGGCGTTAATACGTATAAGTGGGTTAATAATGAGGGGAAAGCAGTACTCGTTAAATACCATTGGGAACCGCTTCAAGGTATTAAAAATTTAACACAAAAGGAAGCAGAAGAAATTCAAAAGAAGAATTTCAATCATGCCACACAGGATTTGTATGACGCGATTGAACGTGGGGAATATCCTGAATGGGAGCTACATGTGCAAATTATGGAGGACGGCCCACATCCTGAGCTTGATTTTGATCCACTGGATGATACAAAGCTTTGGCCAAACGATCAATTCCCATGGTATCCGGTCGGCAAAATGGTGTTAAATAAAAATCCTGAAGATTATTTTGCAGAGGTGGAACAAGCTACTTTCGGCACAGGGGTACTTGTCGATGGCTTAGATTTTTCGGATGATAAAATGTTGCAAGGTCGTACTTTCTCTTATTCCGATACACAGCGTCATCGTGTAGGAGCCAACTATTTGCAATTACCGATTAACGCACCTAAAAAACGGGTTGCAACCAATCAACATGGTGGGCAAATGATGTATAAGCGTGATTTGGCACCTGGTCAAAATCCACATATTAATTATGAACCATCCATGTTGAATGGTTTAAAGGAAGCCACACAGACAGGCAAGGAATATACACCTTATGTAGAAGGAAATCTTGTTCGAGAATCGATTGATCGTCAAAGTAATACGAAGCAAGCAGGTGAAACCTACCGTAACTTTGAGCAATGGGAACGTGATGAGCTTCTTGAAAATTTAATTCGTGACTTAGCTGTCTGTCATGAAGATATTCAAAACGCCATGATAGCTCTTGCGGAAGAAGCGGATGAAGAATATGGCCGCTTACTAAAAGAAGGATTACAAAAGGCCAGAGAACATTCCTCTACTTCTAAGCCACTTGGCAATATTGATGGCAATCAAGCGCCTCAAGATGCAATAAATAAAGGTCATGATGCTGAGCCTTATTAA
- a CDS encoding cytidine deaminase, producing the protein MAIEKVLYEAAIALAEKRYPSGWGGAAALYTENGQILTSVAPEVINAATELCMETGAILEAHKFNVKVTHSICVARENEKSEFVVLTPCGVCQERLFYWGENVKAAITNPDGELLFKSLKEIQPYHWYRAYQ; encoded by the coding sequence ATGGCTATTGAAAAAGTACTCTATGAGGCTGCAATAGCATTAGCAGAAAAAAGATACCCCTCTGGATGGGGAGGAGCTGCAGCGTTATATACCGAAAATGGACAGATTTTAACAAGTGTTGCACCAGAGGTAATCAATGCAGCTACTGAACTATGTATGGAAACAGGTGCTATACTAGAGGCACATAAATTTAATGTAAAGGTTACGCATTCGATTTGTGTAGCTCGAGAAAATGAAAAATCAGAGTTTGTAGTGCTTACACCATGTGGGGTTTGCCAGGAAAGACTTTTTTATTGGGGAGAGAATGTCAAAGCAGCCATTACCAACCCAGATGGTGAATTACTATTTAAATCATTGAAAGAAATACAGCCCTATCATTGGTATAGAGCATATCAATAA
- a CDS encoding S66 peptidase family protein encodes MKSTVPHLEKGDLVGVVALSSVVEPEKLGEALAFLDELGLRYIIGDTIHAKHDYLAGDDETRLSDLHEMVKNPEVKAIFCAKGGYGSARIAEKIDYALLEENPKIFWGFSDLTYLHCAINEYAHLVTFHGPMLMSASKIDDLSKKMFLQLFSPIEIQYTEAISPLTTIAGGVARGEMIGGNLNRLVSTLGTKFEVQTEGRILLIEEMGETISGIDSMLQQLKQARKLEQLAGVVIGSFTQTKSDETALHLLMKEYFGDLGIPVVAGFKIGHETTNIAIPFGVDAILDAQEKVLRILPGVHE; translated from the coding sequence TTGAAAAGTACCGTACCACATTTAGAAAAGGGAGATCTAGTTGGTGTTGTTGCCCTTTCAAGTGTTGTAGAACCTGAAAAGCTAGGGGAAGCATTAGCATTTTTAGATGAATTGGGTCTTCGCTATATTATCGGTGATACGATCCATGCCAAACATGATTATTTGGCTGGGGATGATGAGACGAGATTAAGTGACCTGCATGAAATGGTGAAAAATCCGGAGGTCAAAGCAATCTTTTGTGCAAAGGGGGGCTACGGCTCTGCACGAATAGCTGAAAAAATTGATTATGCTTTATTAGAAGAAAATCCTAAAATATTTTGGGGGTTTTCAGATCTTACATATTTACATTGTGCGATAAATGAGTATGCTCATCTAGTGACATTTCACGGACCAATGTTGATGTCAGCTAGTAAGATAGATGATTTATCGAAGAAAATGTTCTTACAATTATTTTCTCCGATCGAAATTCAGTATACAGAGGCGATCTCTCCCTTAACAACGATTGCTGGTGGTGTGGCACGAGGTGAAATGATCGGAGGTAATCTCAATCGTCTTGTCAGCACATTAGGAACTAAATTTGAAGTGCAAACAGAGGGCCGTATTTTATTAATAGAGGAAATGGGGGAAACGATCTCAGGAATTGATTCGATGCTTCAGCAATTAAAACAAGCAAGAAAGTTAGAACAGCTCGCAGGTGTTGTCATTGGCTCATTTACACAGACAAAATCTGATGAAACGGCATTACATCTATTAATGAAGGAATATTTTGGGGATTTAGGCATTCCAGTTGTGGCTGGCTTTAAGATTGGACATGAAACAACGAATATTGCCATCCCGTTCGGAGTAGATGCTATTTTAGATGCGCAGGAAAAGGTGTTGCGGATTTTACCTGGCGTGCATGAATGA
- the nagB gene encoding glucosamine-6-phosphate deaminase gives MKWIEVNTYEEMSEVAANIFSKQIQEKPDSILGLATGGSPVGMYKELVKRHQADRLSFKNIQTFNLDEYVGLEQTSPASYWTFMHENLFNFVDIQPENIHLPNGKTADLTAECVAYDERIKEAGGIDLQLLGIGVNGHIGFNEPGTPFDSMTNIVELTESTRTENAIYFNDPSEVPTHAITMGIQSIMKAKEIVLIAFGEKKLDAIEKLKSGHVTEEFPASQLLNHPNVTIIFGGTK, from the coding sequence ATGAAATGGATAGAAGTGAATACATATGAGGAAATGAGCGAAGTTGCCGCGAATATTTTCTCCAAACAAATACAAGAGAAGCCTGATAGCATTTTAGGATTAGCAACAGGCGGTTCACCTGTAGGCATGTATAAGGAATTAGTGAAACGACATCAAGCAGATCGTTTATCATTTAAGAATATTCAAACGTTTAACTTGGATGAATATGTCGGTCTTGAACAAACTAGTCCTGCAAGCTACTGGACATTTATGCATGAGAATTTATTTAATTTTGTGGATATACAGCCGGAGAATATTCATTTGCCAAATGGTAAGACAGCAGATTTAACTGCTGAGTGTGTAGCTTATGATGAGCGAATTAAAGAAGCAGGGGGAATAGATTTACAGCTTTTAGGAATCGGGGTAAATGGACATATAGGTTTTAATGAGCCTGGTACTCCGTTTGATTCTATGACCAATATTGTAGAATTAACTGAGTCTACAAGAACAGAAAATGCTATTTATTTTAATGATCCTTCTGAAGTACCAACACATGCAATTACAATGGGGATTCAATCCATTATGAAGGCCAAAGAAATTGTCCTTATTGCCTTTGGGGAAAAGAAACTTGATGCTATTGAAAAATTAAAAAGTGGTCATGTGACGGAAGAATTCCCTGCAAGTCAATTATTAAACCATCCAAATGTTACAATTATCTTTGGTGGAACAAAATAA
- a CDS encoding arylamine N-acetyltransferase family protein, with protein MNSQIQLYLQQIQFQGSLEPTIQLLGKLQTKHLLTIPYENLDVALNRGISFAIPDLFQKIIINRRGGNCFELNILFSWLLRELGFSVTNRYAQFWRNVAENTPVEEIPMHQLLLVNDAGQSYISDVGVGALAPCKPVPLIAGHQHREGGELYKVERDEINGWMLFEQAKQNWRLLYSFRDDANDAMFAPRLSKQKNKIAMIRTAHGRHTMMNNEFRIYEGSSLTTYTTQNDKEWLQALQRFFHITLHA; from the coding sequence ATGAATTCACAGATTCAGCTTTATTTACAGCAAATTCAATTTCAAGGATCTTTGGAGCCAACCATCCAATTACTTGGAAAGCTCCAAACTAAGCATCTATTGACCATTCCCTATGAAAATTTAGATGTGGCCTTGAACCGTGGTATCTCCTTCGCTATTCCTGATTTATTTCAAAAAATAATTATTAATCGGCGTGGCGGAAATTGCTTTGAACTCAATATTTTATTTAGTTGGCTCTTACGGGAGCTTGGCTTTTCCGTAACCAATCGCTATGCTCAATTTTGGCGCAACGTGGCAGAAAACACTCCTGTAGAAGAGATTCCCATGCATCAGCTTTTATTAGTAAATGACGCTGGACAATCCTATATATCAGATGTGGGTGTAGGTGCTTTAGCCCCCTGTAAGCCTGTACCTTTAATTGCAGGACATCAACACCGTGAAGGCGGTGAGTTATATAAAGTAGAACGGGATGAAATAAATGGTTGGATGCTTTTCGAGCAAGCAAAACAAAACTGGCGTTTGCTCTATAGTTTTCGTGACGATGCAAATGATGCTATGTTTGCTCCCAGACTCTCTAAGCAAAAAAATAAAATTGCTATGATTCGAACGGCTCATGGACGTCATACTATGATGAACAACGAATTTAGAATCTATGAAGGATCCTCCTTAACAACCTATACAACACAGAATGATAAGGAATGGCTACAAGCACTTCAGCGGTTTTTTCATATAACTTTACATGCTTAA
- a CDS encoding S-layer homology domain-containing protein — MKNLLKIVCLILITIGILPKEAKAASFIDIADDTLMTEIDYLVEQDIIKGYSKTLFKPNENVTKAQVAVMLTRALGLNTINVENPNFQDVTTAHKYYKEIAAVENKGIFDSADKFNPDSMITRGQMAIVLQRAFQLKGTDSYYFSDVTEQTPGYKEILALAHNHLVRGYEDGSFQPNKPVTRAHFSAFLARAMTLARPNLLKDPTFVYTYAYYSLNDHKRYTLNYQYHHHDGKNDVWTVQNLSSAQTFPNELLYGHDRIYGQAIADKANTHYDLYLELPLRIGVMLHEDDPGVSSGVRVTVKTTNGTVQAGDVQYSGVIILEEKSIYSDVVKTYYFVDEIGLVKELHNDIVVYELLNRTMK; from the coding sequence ATGAAAAACCTATTGAAAATAGTATGTTTAATCCTGATAACTATTGGCATATTACCTAAGGAAGCAAAGGCGGCTAGTTTTATAGATATAGCTGATGATACATTGATGACAGAAATTGATTATTTGGTGGAGCAGGATATTATAAAAGGCTACTCCAAAACCTTATTCAAACCGAATGAAAATGTTACAAAAGCACAGGTAGCTGTAATGTTAACTCGTGCTTTGGGTTTAAATACAATTAATGTAGAAAATCCAAACTTTCAGGATGTAACGACAGCGCATAAGTATTATAAAGAAATAGCTGCAGTAGAAAATAAGGGTATTTTTGATTCAGCTGATAAATTTAATCCAGATTCAATGATTACCAGGGGACAAATGGCTATTGTGCTGCAACGGGCTTTCCAATTAAAAGGCACCGATTCCTATTATTTTTCAGATGTAACGGAACAGACACCAGGGTATAAGGAAATTTTAGCACTGGCTCATAATCATTTAGTAAGGGGCTATGAGGATGGGTCATTTCAGCCAAATAAACCTGTTACACGAGCCCATTTCTCAGCGTTTTTGGCACGAGCGATGACCCTGGCTAGACCTAACCTATTAAAAGATCCTACTTTTGTTTATACGTATGCCTATTATTCTTTAAATGATCATAAACGTTATACGTTAAACTACCAGTATCATCATCATGACGGTAAAAATGATGTATGGACGGTTCAAAATTTAAGTTCAGCTCAAACATTTCCTAATGAGCTGTTGTATGGTCATGATCGTATATATGGTCAGGCTATTGCTGATAAGGCTAACACACATTACGACTTATATTTGGAACTACCTCTTAGAATAGGTGTCATGTTACATGAAGATGATCCTGGAGTTTCGTCTGGTGTACGAGTGACAGTTAAAACAACTAACGGTACTGTTCAGGCGGGTGATGTGCAATATTCAGGTGTGATAATACTTGAAGAAAAATCAATTTATAGTGATGTAGTAAAAACTTATTATTTTGTCGATGAGATTGGTTTAGTCAAAGAGCTACACAATGATATTGTCGTTTACGAGTTACTTAATCGTACAATGAAATAA
- a CDS encoding VOC family protein, whose amino-acid sequence MGRVVGFELNSQDPEKAAAFYNKVFGWEVAPPFWDYREVTTGNEEIKGIDGGIGKGPSDFPHGTRIQIEVDAIDEVIEQAKNNDASILRDKMEFDNFFLAYLVDPTGIGIGLIQYK is encoded by the coding sequence ATGGGAAGAGTGGTCGGTTTTGAATTAAATAGTCAAGATCCAGAGAAAGCAGCTGCGTTTTATAATAAGGTGTTTGGCTGGGAGGTGGCACCCCCCTTTTGGGATTATAGAGAAGTTACGACAGGGAACGAAGAGATAAAAGGGATTGATGGTGGAATAGGTAAAGGACCAAGCGATTTTCCACATGGTACTCGTATTCAAATTGAAGTAGATGCCATTGATGAAGTGATTGAACAGGCAAAAAACAATGATGCTTCTATTTTGCGAGATAAAATGGAATTTGATAATTTTTTTCTTGCCTATTTGGTTGATCCGACTGGAATAGGCATAGGATTAATTCAATATAAATAA
- a CDS encoding ABC transporter ATP-binding protein, whose amino-acid sequence MTLFTIDAVRKTFKNGEVEEEILKGINLSLKEGEITALVGASGSGKSTLLTIAAGLQKATEGQVLFEEQNLTKMSTEQIRKLRASKFGFVFQFAHLVPFLTVEEQLLLMLDVAESPLKSHEQQYEVNRLLQLVGMAHRKKAYPSSLSGGEKQRVAIARAIIHQPKVLFADEPTASLDSQRSQEIMFLLRELTKTLKITTLMVTHDEEMLAYTDRIVKMNDGIVLQTIQ is encoded by the coding sequence ATGACGTTATTTACAATCGATGCAGTAAGAAAAACGTTTAAAAATGGCGAAGTCGAAGAAGAAATTTTGAAAGGCATTAATCTTTCATTAAAAGAGGGAGAAATTACGGCATTGGTTGGTGCCTCTGGTTCAGGGAAAAGTACATTGTTAACGATAGCAGCTGGATTGCAGAAAGCAACTGAAGGGCAAGTACTCTTTGAGGAACAAAATCTTACAAAGATGAGCACTGAACAGATACGAAAGTTGCGTGCTAGTAAATTTGGCTTTGTCTTTCAATTCGCGCATCTCGTACCCTTTCTTACAGTGGAGGAGCAGCTGCTATTAATGCTAGATGTAGCTGAATCTCCATTAAAGAGTCATGAACAGCAGTATGAAGTGAATCGCTTATTACAATTGGTGGGAATGGCTCATCGTAAAAAAGCTTATCCTTCTTCATTATCAGGTGGGGAAAAACAGCGTGTTGCAATTGCACGTGCGATCATCCATCAACCTAAAGTATTATTTGCTGATGAGCCAACAGCTAGCTTAGATTCCCAGCGTTCTCAAGAAATTATGTTTTTACTCAGAGAATTAACCAAAACATTAAAGATTACAACGTTGATGGTGACGCATGATGAAGAAATGTTAGCTTATACAGACCGTATTGTTAAAATGAATGATGGAATTGTATTACAAACCATACAGTAA
- a CDS encoding ABC transporter permease, whose translation MNLAWKEIKKNKVRFLILGSIIFLVSFLTFIISGLANGLSQDNAALIKDLPKGHFYMAEDAEGTFNLSRIDSNLQQEVMGKEKEAVAFSIQMGFLNDKDDKQQSVAFVSSTESTLFKNVHQGEVILDSSLQEKGIQIGDVLTNNQYSGEFIVKGFVEQKKFSHSPVAYISKEAYQEMYRVKDMQLIFVPNSGAEDINELQAYSNKEFLNTIPSYNAEQLSLNMIIWFLVVISGMLFAIFFYMMNVQKIGLYGILKAIGLKTSRLFKMIWTQMVIITALSLVVSVSLSQVFNVVAPKGMPFTLTFGTTTQLSMVFLIIGFIGATLSGLQIKKIEPLQAIQQGEA comes from the coding sequence ATGAATCTTGCCTGGAAGGAAATAAAGAAGAATAAAGTACGGTTTTTAATTTTGGGCTCCATTATTTTTCTAGTAAGCTTTTTAACATTTATTATTTCAGGTTTGGCAAATGGCCTGTCACAAGATAATGCAGCATTAATTAAAGATTTACCAAAGGGACATTTTTACATGGCTGAGGATGCAGAGGGTACGTTTAATCTTTCGAGAATCGATAGCAATCTTCAGCAGGAGGTAATGGGTAAAGAGAAAGAGGCAGTGGCTTTTTCGATTCAAATGGGCTTTTTAAATGATAAGGACGATAAACAGCAGAGTGTTGCTTTTGTTTCATCTACGGAATCCACACTGTTTAAAAATGTACATCAAGGTGAGGTTATTTTAGATAGCTCGTTGCAGGAAAAAGGGATTCAGATTGGTGACGTATTGACGAATAATCAATACAGTGGAGAATTTATTGTCAAAGGGTTTGTAGAGCAAAAGAAATTTAGTCATTCGCCTGTCGCTTATATTAGTAAAGAGGCCTACCAGGAAATGTACCGAGTAAAAGATATGCAGCTAATTTTTGTACCAAACAGCGGAGCAGAGGACATTAATGAGCTTCAGGCATATAGCAATAAAGAATTTCTCAATACTATTCCTAGCTATAATGCGGAACAGTTGTCCTTAAACATGATCATTTGGTTTTTAGTTGTGATTAGCGGCATGCTATTCGCTATTTTCTTCTATATGATGAATGTACAAAAAATTGGTTTGTACGGCATTTTAAAAGCAATTGGTTTAAAAACAAGTAGGTTGTTCAAAATGATTTGGACTCAAATGGTTATTATTACAGCTCTATCACTTGTGGTATCAGTCAGTCTTAGCCAGGTTTTCAATGTAGTTGCTCCCAAAGGAATGCCCTTCACCTTAACATTTGGTACAACAACACAATTATCCATGGTGTTCCTCATCATTGGTTTTATCGGAGCGACATTGTCAGGGCTACAAATTAAAAAAATTGAACCGTTACAAGCTATACAACAAGGGGAGGCTTAA
- a CDS encoding phosphotransferase family protein — MKPIQLNEIPKEIVEYVGAVINIHFPRQGHTSDVGILNSKRGTFVLKRAKGMPFCAWLSKEAWVLKNLAASALLTPRLYYFIEQPLQNQSWALMAYLEGDTVRSALEKEGNTENRHEILFNFGKLLSAIHSTPCPEELIKDTAWIDDMLEQAEFNMKNYKVDGTAELLSRLKRHKPKITQQTFIHGDFTIDNVLVHNRRISGIIDWSAGAWGDPRYDVALAVRPKPWAFETEIDKQIFYEGYGVKLIDESEYNYFKNGLYEFF; from the coding sequence TTGAAACCCATACAACTAAACGAAATACCTAAAGAGATCGTCGAGTATGTCGGAGCAGTTATTAATATTCATTTTCCTAGACAGGGACATACATCGGATGTAGGAATTCTTAATTCTAAAAGAGGGACATTCGTTTTAAAAAGAGCAAAAGGAATGCCATTCTGTGCTTGGTTATCGAAAGAAGCATGGGTACTTAAAAATCTAGCAGCATCTGCTTTACTTACTCCGAGGCTATATTATTTTATCGAACAACCATTACAAAATCAGTCATGGGCTTTAATGGCATATTTAGAAGGCGACACCGTTAGAAGCGCTCTAGAAAAAGAGGGTAATACAGAAAATAGACATGAAATACTATTTAACTTTGGAAAGTTGCTATCTGCCATTCATTCAACTCCATGTCCAGAGGAGTTAATAAAGGACACAGCATGGATAGACGATATGCTAGAACAAGCTGAGTTTAATATGAAAAATTATAAAGTAGATGGCACAGCTGAATTGTTAAGTAGGTTGAAGAGACACAAACCAAAGATAACTCAGCAAACCTTTATTCATGGTGATTTCACAATTGATAATGTACTTGTACATAATCGGAGGATTTCGGGAATAATTGATTGGAGCGCTGGAGCATGGGGTGACCCACGATATGATGTTGCTTTAGCAGTTCGTCCTAAGCCATGGGCATTTGAAACAGAAATAGATAAACAAATTTTTTATGAAGGGTATGGCGTAAAGTTAATAGACGAAAGTGAATACAACTATTTTAAAAATGGATTATATGAATTTTTTTAA